Proteins found in one Hemitrygon akajei chromosome 32, sHemAka1.3, whole genome shotgun sequence genomic segment:
- the LOC140719602 gene encoding cation channel sperm-associated protein 4-like — protein sequence MTNPEMDLVHMKDCIKQIILAQKQQPLKYSSLENLSISTYEEFCLVLEAIQRNIEEYKQIRAELNSIVKEMRNMFSNRETQKHFLHNEKKIMEFVQSLLTSDIPTLKKKEMLSNILVLEKTFKKNQSPSQSNLYQRTQELSSSKLMKHVPDN from the exons ATGACTAACCCAGAGATGGACCTGGTGCATATGAAAGATTGTATCAAGCAAATAATCCTAGCTCAGAAACAGCAACCGTTGAAATACAGCTCCCTGGAGAATCTCAGCATCTCCACTTACGAGGAGTTTTGCCTGGTGCTGGAAGCCATCCAAAGGAACATTGAGGAATATAAGCAGATTCGTGCGGAACTCAATAG CATTGTGAAAGAGATGCGAAATATGTTTTCTAATCGTGAGACACAGAAGCATTTTCTGCATAACGAGAAGAAGATAATGGAGTTCGTCCAGTCTCTGCTCACCAGTGATATCCCAAcattaaaaaagaaagaaatgctcAGCAACATCCTGGTATTGGAAAAG ACATTCAAAAAGAACCAAAGCCCCTCGCAAAGCAATTTATACCAAAGAACACAGGAGCTATCTTCCTCAAAGTTGATGAAACATGTACCTGATAACTAG